Proteins from one Microbacterium sp. Root553 genomic window:
- a CDS encoding carboxylesterase/lipase family protein, protein MSVAPQVTVSAGIVRGEAVDGVHRYLGIPYAAAPFGPDRFRAPRSTPAWEGVRDAVSFGPTSPQHPYPGAIGDLLGSVEIPGDEILSVNIWAPEDADGAPVVLWIHGGALERGTAALPLYDGSGFARAGIVFASINYRLGSEGFSVLTGAPRNLGLQDAAAGLAWVHEEIASFGGDPSQITVMGESAGGAIVAGLLAVASSRELISRAIIESGPLEAQTAKKAGRVTAQLAKRLGIRADRASFLGASPAKLLHARRQQSSGSSPLGGAPGFQFAVDAESLPRSPHEVLADTDLPLLIGSNTDEYRLWFPPAALAGISEAKLLLARLALRIPRKAVAAYRSTFPGASTGEIFGQLATDIMLRAPLTRLALARHAPTFVYEFAWQSRVRDLRAAHALELGFVFDRLGDPEAQRLAGQDAPQRLADEMHRAWISFIKTGNPGWPEFGTERTTRLFDTESSTVTQRRTDALDMLP, encoded by the coding sequence ATGAGTGTCGCGCCGCAGGTCACCGTGTCCGCCGGAATCGTGCGCGGCGAGGCTGTCGACGGGGTGCACCGATACCTCGGAATCCCCTACGCCGCCGCCCCGTTCGGGCCGGACCGCTTCCGGGCTCCTCGGTCGACTCCCGCGTGGGAGGGCGTCCGCGACGCCGTGAGTTTCGGACCGACCTCTCCTCAGCATCCGTACCCCGGCGCCATCGGCGATCTGCTCGGTTCGGTCGAGATCCCCGGAGACGAGATCCTCTCGGTCAACATCTGGGCTCCGGAGGATGCGGACGGTGCACCGGTCGTCCTCTGGATCCACGGTGGCGCACTCGAGCGCGGCACCGCCGCACTCCCCCTGTACGACGGATCCGGGTTCGCTCGGGCGGGCATCGTGTTCGCCTCGATCAACTACCGCCTGGGATCCGAGGGCTTCTCGGTGCTCACGGGGGCTCCCCGGAACCTGGGACTCCAGGACGCCGCCGCGGGACTCGCCTGGGTGCACGAGGAAATCGCGTCGTTCGGCGGCGATCCCTCGCAGATCACCGTCATGGGCGAATCCGCCGGCGGCGCCATCGTCGCCGGTCTGCTCGCCGTCGCCTCGTCGCGGGAGCTGATCTCGCGGGCGATCATCGAATCCGGACCACTCGAGGCGCAGACCGCGAAGAAGGCCGGGCGCGTCACGGCGCAGCTGGCGAAGCGGCTCGGCATCAGGGCCGACCGCGCGAGCTTCCTCGGAGCATCTCCCGCGAAGCTGCTCCATGCGCGACGGCAGCAGTCCTCCGGCTCCTCTCCGCTGGGTGGAGCGCCCGGATTCCAGTTCGCCGTGGACGCCGAGTCGCTGCCTCGCTCGCCCCACGAGGTGCTCGCCGACACGGACCTGCCCCTGCTCATCGGAAGCAACACCGATGAATACCGACTCTGGTTCCCTCCGGCTGCGCTGGCGGGAATCAGCGAGGCGAAGCTCTTGCTCGCACGACTCGCTCTGCGGATCCCGCGAAAAGCGGTCGCGGCCTATCGATCGACCTTCCCCGGTGCCTCCACCGGCGAGATATTCGGCCAGCTCGCCACCGACATCATGCTCCGCGCGCCGCTGACCCGACTGGCGCTGGCGCGTCACGCACCCACGTTCGTCTACGAGTTCGCATGGCAGAGTCGAGTCCGCGACCTGCGTGCGGCGCACGCCCTGGAGCTCGGCTTCGTGTTCGATCGCCTCGGCGACCCCGAGGCGCAGCGGCTCGCCGGACAGGATGCCCCGCAGAGACTCGCGGACGAGATGCACAGAGCATGGATCTCATTCATCAAGACCGGCAACCCCGGGTGGCCGGAGTTCGGCACGGAGAGGACCACGCGCCTGTTCGACACCGAGAGCTCCACCGTCACGCAGCGCCGGACGGACGCCCTCGACATGCTGCCATAG
- the hemW gene encoding radical SAM family heme chaperone HemW — translation MPGPLPLGDPAPTDGHLPSDLSVDPAVPFSAYLHVPFCRVRCGYCDFNTYTSSELRGAKQEDYATTLIGEIDLARRVLADAGALRAMDTVFFGGGTPTLLPPGDLARMLDAATDAFGLVDGAEVTVEANPDTVTPQVARTLADAGVTRLSIGMQSAVPHVLAALDRTHHPDNVTTAVAAAKEAGLAVSVDLIYGAPGETLGDWEASLDAALALDSDHVSAYALIIEDGTKLARQIRRGEVPAPDDDLQADMYELADARLAAAGFDWYEVSNWSRSEQQRSRHNLAYWRGNDWWGFGPGAHSHVAGLRWWNVKHPAAYAQRLAAAESPAAGTERPDEASRTLERVLLLSRIREGIAIADLPAERRTRVAGLIADGLVDPGAAVRGRVQLTLRGRLLADAVVRELTD, via the coding sequence ATGCCCGGTCCTCTGCCGCTCGGAGACCCGGCCCCGACCGACGGGCACCTGCCGTCGGATCTCTCCGTCGACCCCGCAGTGCCCTTCTCGGCATACCTGCACGTGCCGTTCTGCCGTGTCCGGTGCGGCTACTGCGACTTCAACACGTACACGTCGAGCGAGCTCCGCGGAGCGAAGCAGGAGGACTACGCCACGACGCTGATCGGCGAGATCGACCTCGCACGACGGGTGCTCGCCGATGCCGGTGCCCTCCGTGCGATGGACACGGTGTTCTTCGGCGGAGGCACGCCCACGCTGCTCCCGCCCGGCGACCTCGCGCGGATGCTCGATGCGGCGACGGACGCCTTCGGGCTGGTGGACGGGGCCGAGGTCACCGTCGAGGCGAATCCCGACACGGTGACGCCGCAGGTGGCGCGCACGCTGGCGGATGCAGGAGTCACGCGCCTCTCCATCGGCATGCAGTCGGCCGTGCCGCACGTGCTGGCGGCGCTGGACCGGACGCACCACCCCGACAACGTCACGACGGCCGTCGCCGCGGCGAAGGAGGCGGGGCTCGCGGTGAGCGTCGACCTCATCTACGGCGCTCCGGGGGAGACGCTCGGCGACTGGGAGGCCTCGCTCGATGCGGCGCTCGCGCTGGACTCCGATCACGTCTCCGCCTACGCGCTGATCATCGAGGACGGCACCAAGCTCGCCCGTCAGATCCGCCGCGGCGAGGTGCCCGCCCCCGACGACGACCTGCAGGCCGACATGTACGAGCTGGCCGACGCCCGTCTCGCCGCCGCCGGTTTCGACTGGTACGAGGTGAGCAACTGGTCGCGGTCCGAGCAGCAGCGGTCCCGGCACAACCTCGCCTACTGGCGGGGCAACGACTGGTGGGGTTTCGGGCCCGGTGCGCACAGCCACGTCGCTGGTCTGCGCTGGTGGAACGTCAAGCATCCCGCCGCCTACGCCCAGCGGCTCGCCGCCGCCGAGTCGCCCGCCGCGGGCACGGAGCGGCCGGACGAGGCGTCGCGCACCCTGGAGCGGGTCCTGCTGCTGAGCCGCATCCGTGAAGGGATCGCGATCGCCGACCTGCCCGCGGAGCGTCGCACGCGCGTCGCCGGGCTGATCGCCGACGGTCTCGTCGACCCCGGCGCGGCGGTGCGGGGCAGGGTGCAGCTCACCCTTCGCGGACGCCTGCTCGCCGATGCGGTCGTGCGCGAGCTCACCGACTGA
- a CDS encoding DUF1990 family protein produces the protein MRRGTFRDDTVDYAAVGATHAPDLMQYPPERSLPAENSWRIGSGFERFQSAGESLLTWTAQRASGLKVDDVRPAPGPAYAGVSFDAEGTPIAPSKNDVEQRFDAEGTPFAGPGMTLKLHGRVAGMRADAELRVISVTEEKRRIGFVLGTVGGSVVRGEESFDIDWREDNDEVWFSVRAFDAPNSLLYRLVPPLVKRRRRELFSRYLRAISPLYATPV, from the coding sequence ATGCGGCGCGGGACTTTCCGAGACGACACGGTGGACTATGCGGCCGTGGGTGCGACCCACGCGCCCGATCTGATGCAGTACCCGCCGGAGCGCAGCCTCCCGGCGGAGAACTCGTGGCGGATCGGGAGCGGCTTCGAGCGGTTCCAGTCCGCGGGCGAGTCGCTTCTCACGTGGACCGCGCAGCGGGCATCCGGACTGAAAGTCGACGATGTGCGTCCGGCACCGGGTCCGGCGTACGCCGGCGTGAGCTTCGACGCGGAGGGCACCCCGATCGCGCCGAGCAAGAACGACGTCGAACAGCGCTTCGATGCCGAGGGCACGCCGTTCGCAGGCCCGGGCATGACCCTGAAGCTGCACGGGCGGGTCGCGGGCATGCGCGCGGATGCCGAGCTGCGCGTCATCTCGGTCACCGAGGAGAAGCGCCGCATCGGCTTCGTGCTGGGCACGGTCGGCGGTTCCGTCGTGCGCGGTGAGGAGTCCTTCGACATCGACTGGCGCGAGGACAACGACGAGGTCTGGTTCTCGGTGCGCGCCTTCGACGCGCCGAACTCCCTGCTCTACCGCCTCGTGCCTCCGCTGGTGAAGCGTCGCCGCCGAGAGCTCTTCTCCCGCTACCTGCGGGCCATCTCGCCGCTCTACGCGACTCCGGTCTGA
- the lepA gene encoding translation elongation factor 4: MSPRALTPLQPAATPAKQIRNFCIIAHIDHGKSTLADRMLQITGVVSDRDMRAQYLDRMDIERERGITIKSQAVRMPWALRDAEGPEEVFALNMIDTPGHVDFTYEVSRSLAACEGAILLVDAAQGIEAQTLANLYLALENDLHIIPVLNKIDLPAADPDKYAKELASLIGGKPEDVLRVSGKTGVGVEELLDRLVRDIPAPVGDADAPARAMIFDSVYDAYRGVVTYVRMIDGGLSPRERIQMMSTGATHEALEVGVSSPEPVPTKGLGVGEVGYLITGVKDVRLSKVGDTITTARKPATEALPGYTDPKPMVFSGVYPIDGSDYADLREALDKLKLSDASLQYEPETSVALGFGFRCGFLGLLHLEIITERLEREFGLDLITTAPSVIYEVLTSDTGETVTVTNPSEYPDGRIGSVSEPMVKTAILLPKDYVGTVMELCQTRRGALLGMEYFSEERVELRYMMPLGEIVFDFFDQLKSKTQGYASLDYEPAGQQEADLVKVDILLQGDKVDAFSSIVHRDKAYAYGTLMTERLRKLIPRQNFEVPIQAAIGARIIARETIRALRKDVLAKCYGGDISRKRKLLEKQKEGKKRMKMVGRVEVPQEAFIAALSGDVEGKDKK; this comes from the coding sequence ATGTCACCACGCGCTCTCACTCCGCTTCAGCCTGCCGCGACGCCCGCGAAGCAGATCCGCAACTTCTGCATCATCGCCCACATCGACCACGGCAAGTCGACCCTCGCCGACCGCATGCTCCAGATCACCGGCGTGGTCTCGGATCGCGACATGCGCGCCCAGTACCTGGACCGCATGGACATCGAGCGCGAGCGCGGCATCACCATCAAGAGCCAGGCGGTGCGGATGCCGTGGGCCCTTCGTGACGCTGAGGGACCGGAAGAGGTGTTCGCCCTCAACATGATCGACACCCCCGGCCACGTCGACTTCACGTATGAGGTGTCGCGTTCTCTCGCCGCCTGCGAGGGCGCGATCCTGCTCGTCGACGCGGCACAGGGCATCGAGGCCCAGACGCTGGCGAACCTGTACCTGGCGCTCGAGAACGATCTGCACATCATCCCGGTGCTGAACAAGATCGACCTGCCCGCGGCCGATCCGGACAAGTACGCCAAGGAACTCGCCTCCCTCATCGGCGGCAAGCCCGAAGACGTCCTGCGTGTGTCCGGCAAGACCGGCGTGGGCGTCGAGGAGCTCCTCGACCGCCTCGTGCGGGACATCCCGGCCCCGGTCGGCGACGCCGACGCGCCGGCGCGCGCGATGATCTTCGACTCCGTGTACGACGCATACCGCGGTGTCGTCACCTACGTCCGCATGATCGACGGCGGCCTGTCTCCGCGCGAGCGCATCCAGATGATGTCCACGGGCGCGACTCACGAGGCGCTCGAGGTCGGTGTGTCGAGCCCGGAGCCCGTGCCCACGAAGGGGCTCGGTGTCGGCGAGGTTGGCTATCTCATCACGGGAGTGAAGGACGTGCGCCTCTCGAAGGTCGGAGACACGATCACGACGGCGCGCAAGCCCGCGACCGAGGCTCTCCCCGGCTACACCGACCCCAAGCCGATGGTGTTCTCGGGTGTCTACCCGATCGACGGCAGCGACTACGCCGACCTCCGTGAGGCGCTCGACAAGCTCAAGCTGTCCGATGCATCCCTGCAGTACGAGCCGGAGACGTCCGTGGCCCTCGGGTTCGGCTTCCGCTGCGGATTCCTCGGTCTGCTGCACCTCGAGATCATCACCGAGCGCCTGGAGCGCGAGTTCGGCCTCGACCTCATCACCACGGCGCCCAGTGTGATCTACGAAGTGCTCACCTCGGACACGGGCGAGACCGTGACGGTCACGAATCCGAGCGAGTACCCGGACGGGCGCATCGGCTCCGTGTCCGAGCCCATGGTGAAGACCGCCATCCTGCTTCCGAAGGACTACGTCGGAACCGTCATGGAGCTGTGCCAGACACGCCGCGGCGCGCTGCTGGGCATGGAGTACTTCTCCGAGGAGCGGGTCGAGCTGCGCTACATGATGCCGCTCGGAGAGATCGTCTTCGACTTCTTCGACCAGCTCAAGTCCAAGACCCAGGGCTACGCCTCGCTCGACTACGAGCCCGCCGGACAGCAGGAAGCGGACCTCGTGAAGGTCGACATCCTGCTGCAGGGCGACAAGGTCGACGCGTTCAGCTCGATCGTCCACCGAGACAAGGCCTATGCCTACGGCACGCTCATGACGGAGCGACTGCGCAAGCTCATCCCTCGCCAGAACTTCGAGGTGCCGATCCAGGCCGCCATCGGCGCCAGGATCATCGCCCGCGAGACGATCAGGGCGCTGCGCAAGGACGTGCTCGCCAAGTGCTACGGCGGTGACATCAGCCGCAAGCGGAAGCTCCTCGAGAAGCAGAAGGAGGGCAAGAAGCGCATGAAGATGGTCGGCCGCGTCGAGGTCCCCCAGGAGGCGTTCATCGCGGCGCTCTCCGGCGACGTCGAGGGCAAGGACAAGAAGTAG
- a CDS encoding ABC transporter permease yields the protein MIKYLLRRAVGWLLMIVIATNVTYFLAWSFLDPRSNYVGRRPPLSPDEITRMLEPFNLSDTVPLVERWWTWFSGILFRWDWGQSPVGQSVNDQIAYRMWVSAELVIGATILGAVLGIGLGVYTASRQYKLGDRIGQATSIVTMNIPIVVAALGIVLLAIAFNEWVGVRVFYVTGAGSKGVEGFFPYLLDKLQHLTLPTIALVFTGYANYHLLQRSLLLDNIKADYVRTARAKGLTKQQAIRKHALRPSLIPVATQLAFTIPTVFTGAILTESIFGWNGMGKYFIDTISKNDVHGVVAVAAFGAVLTAIGAILADIAVVALDPRVRVS from the coding sequence TTGATCAAGTATCTGTTGCGTCGAGCGGTCGGCTGGTTGCTCATGATCGTGATTGCGACCAACGTCACCTACTTCCTGGCGTGGAGCTTCCTGGATCCCCGGAGCAATTACGTCGGACGACGCCCCCCGCTCAGTCCCGACGAGATCACCCGGATGCTGGAGCCGTTCAATCTGAGCGACACCGTCCCGCTGGTCGAGCGATGGTGGACCTGGTTCAGCGGCATCCTCTTCCGCTGGGACTGGGGCCAGAGCCCCGTCGGTCAGTCGGTGAACGACCAGATCGCCTACCGCATGTGGGTGTCCGCAGAGCTCGTGATCGGCGCCACCATCCTCGGAGCGGTGCTCGGTATCGGACTCGGCGTCTACACCGCCTCGCGCCAGTACAAGCTGGGTGACCGCATCGGTCAGGCCACGTCCATCGTCACGATGAACATCCCGATCGTCGTCGCGGCGCTCGGCATCGTGCTCCTCGCCATCGCCTTCAACGAGTGGGTGGGTGTGCGCGTCTTCTACGTGACGGGCGCGGGCAGCAAGGGGGTCGAGGGCTTCTTCCCCTACCTCCTCGACAAGCTGCAGCATCTGACGCTGCCGACCATCGCGCTCGTCTTCACGGGCTACGCGAACTACCACCTGCTGCAGCGCTCGCTCCTGCTGGACAACATCAAGGCCGACTATGTGCGCACCGCACGCGCGAAGGGTCTGACCAAGCAGCAGGCGATCCGCAAGCACGCACTCCGTCCCTCGCTCATCCCGGTGGCCACACAGCTCGCCTTCACGATCCCCACCGTCTTCACCGGCGCGATCCTCACGGAGTCGATCTTCGGCTGGAACGGCATGGGCAAGTACTTCATCGACACGATCAGCAAGAACGACGTGCACGGTGTGGTCGCCGTCGCGGCCTTCGGTGCCGTGCTCACCGCCATCGGCGCGATCCTCGCGGACATCGCCGTCGTCGCCCTCGATCCGCGAGTGAGAGTGAGCTGA
- a CDS encoding ABC transporter permease, with protein sequence MTTEMIDPTLHPDEPQVPAAVQRKRMSTFNLYYRRFMRNRPAVFGVFVFIALVLFSIIGPLVAKYDHIYLDFLNLGTPPSAEHWFGTTPAGNDLFAQASIGLQRSLMIAVTVSVGTTVLSAIVGTAAAYFGGRVERWTLLLIHFLMVIPTFLILALVSNTAGGDWRVIALALIFIGWFFQARVIWTMALSLREREYVEAARYMGVRGMRIVMRHLIPNIGSLLVINFTLGVVAAVMTETGLSFIGFGVKIPDVSLGSLIGSGANSITSAPWLFYFPAIALVMLTVSMALVADGLRDALDPTSAAGGRA encoded by the coding sequence ATGACCACGGAAATGATCGACCCCACGCTGCACCCGGATGAGCCTCAGGTGCCGGCCGCTGTCCAGCGCAAACGGATGTCGACCTTCAACCTCTACTACCGCCGCTTCATGCGGAACAGGCCAGCGGTCTTCGGAGTCTTCGTCTTCATCGCCCTCGTGCTCTTCTCGATCATCGGGCCTCTGGTCGCCAAGTACGACCACATCTACCTCGACTTCCTGAACCTCGGCACCCCGCCGTCGGCCGAGCACTGGTTCGGCACGACTCCGGCCGGCAACGACCTGTTCGCTCAGGCGTCGATCGGGCTGCAGCGCTCACTCATGATCGCCGTCACGGTGTCGGTCGGCACGACAGTCCTCTCGGCCATCGTCGGCACGGCTGCGGCCTACTTCGGCGGACGCGTCGAGCGTTGGACCCTGCTCCTCATCCACTTCCTCATGGTGATCCCGACCTTCCTGATCCTCGCGCTGGTGTCGAACACCGCCGGCGGCGACTGGCGGGTCATCGCGCTCGCGCTCATCTTCATCGGCTGGTTCTTCCAGGCCAGGGTGATCTGGACCATGGCGCTCTCCCTTCGTGAGCGGGAGTACGTGGAGGCCGCCCGATACATGGGTGTGCGCGGAATGAGGATCGTCATGCGACACCTCATCCCGAACATCGGATCGCTGCTCGTCATCAACTTCACCCTCGGAGTCGTGGCGGCCGTCATGACCGAGACCGGACTGTCGTTCATCGGCTTCGGCGTCAAGATCCCCGACGTGTCACTCGGCTCGCTCATCGGCAGCGGCGCCAACAGCATCACCAGCGCGCCGTGGCTGTTCTACTTCCCCGCCATCGCCCTCGTCATGCTCACCGTCTCGATGGCGCTCGTGGCTGATGGCCTGCGCGACGCGCTCGATCCCACCTCTGCGGCAGGAGGCCGCGCATGA
- a CDS encoding ABC transporter ATP-binding protein — MSTYSATTVLSVRDLSVSFPSEAGRVDAVRGVSFDLEAGKTLGIVGESGSGKSVTSLAIMGLLDDNAKVTGSIVFDGQELLGKSDKQMSMIRGNGMTMVFQDPLTSLTPVFTIGDQLIEALTVHRNLSKRESWDRSVELLTLVGIPEPEKRMKSFPHEFSGGMRQRVVIAIAMANNPKLIICDEPTTALDVTIQAQILDLIEKAQGETGAAVIMITHDMGVVARTADDVIVMYAGKPVEHAEARELFHRTRMPYSIGLLGAIPRVDKSEKQPLVPIKGNPPLLIDLPDACPFADRCPIVMDACRTREPELLPVTTGTDAAHSAACIRANEIEDGGLIGGLPVFPIPVIPESDLTRTPREQRPVTLEVRNLNKTFSLMKGAIFKRKVGEVHAVKGLTFDVREGETMAIVGESGSGKTTTLLQIMDFAKQDDGDIIVAGTSVGSITSGKQERALRRDIQIVFQDPMGALDPRMTVSAIIAEPMIAIGVKREDAHRRVQELMDLVGLNPAHLDRFPGAFSGGQRQRIGIARALSTNPKIVVLDEPVSALDVSIQAGVINLLDELKVKLGLSYLFVAHDLSVVRHIADRVAVMYLGEFVEHGDVDDVFDNPQHPYTQALLSAIPVPDPDIERSRQRVVFDAETMSTRPLVS; from the coding sequence ATGAGCACCTACTCTGCAACCACAGTCCTTTCCGTCCGAGACCTGAGCGTCAGCTTCCCCTCCGAAGCGGGTCGCGTCGACGCCGTGCGCGGCGTCTCCTTCGACCTCGAGGCGGGCAAAACGCTCGGCATCGTGGGCGAGTCCGGATCGGGCAAGTCGGTCACGTCCCTGGCGATCATGGGCCTGCTCGACGACAACGCGAAGGTCACCGGCTCGATCGTCTTCGACGGCCAGGAGCTGCTCGGCAAGAGCGACAAGCAGATGTCGATGATCCGCGGCAACGGCATGACGATGGTGTTCCAGGATCCGCTCACCTCGCTCACCCCGGTGTTCACGATCGGCGACCAGCTGATCGAGGCGCTCACGGTGCACCGCAACCTCTCGAAGCGCGAGTCCTGGGATCGATCCGTCGAACTGCTCACCCTGGTCGGGATTCCCGAGCCGGAGAAGCGGATGAAGTCCTTCCCGCACGAATTCTCGGGCGGTATGCGTCAGCGCGTCGTGATCGCGATCGCGATGGCGAACAACCCGAAGCTGATCATCTGCGACGAGCCGACGACCGCTCTCGACGTCACGATCCAGGCGCAGATTCTCGATCTGATCGAGAAGGCGCAGGGCGAGACGGGTGCCGCGGTGATCATGATCACCCACGACATGGGTGTGGTCGCGCGCACCGCCGACGACGTCATCGTGATGTACGCCGGCAAACCCGTCGAGCACGCCGAGGCGCGGGAGCTGTTCCACCGCACCCGGATGCCGTACTCGATCGGACTCCTCGGCGCGATCCCCCGCGTCGACAAGTCGGAGAAGCAGCCCCTCGTCCCGATCAAGGGCAACCCGCCGTTGCTCATCGATCTGCCGGACGCCTGTCCGTTCGCCGACCGGTGCCCCATCGTCATGGACGCGTGCCGCACGCGGGAGCCCGAGCTGCTGCCCGTCACCACCGGAACGGATGCCGCGCACAGCGCCGCATGCATCCGTGCGAACGAGATCGAGGACGGCGGTCTGATCGGCGGTCTGCCGGTGTTCCCCATTCCGGTGATCCCCGAGAGCGACCTGACGCGCACTCCGCGCGAGCAGCGACCGGTGACCCTCGAGGTCCGCAATCTCAACAAGACCTTCTCGCTGATGAAGGGCGCCATCTTCAAGCGCAAGGTCGGCGAGGTGCACGCGGTCAAGGGCCTCACCTTCGATGTTCGCGAGGGCGAGACGATGGCCATCGTCGGTGAGTCCGGGTCGGGCAAGACCACGACGCTGCTGCAGATCATGGACTTCGCCAAGCAGGACGACGGCGACATCATCGTGGCCGGCACCAGCGTCGGATCGATCACGAGCGGCAAGCAGGAGCGAGCGCTGAGGCGCGATATCCAGATCGTCTTCCAGGACCCGATGGGCGCCCTCGACCCGCGTATGACCGTGAGCGCGATCATCGCCGAGCCGATGATCGCCATCGGTGTCAAGCGAGAAGACGCTCACCGTCGAGTCCAGGAGCTGATGGACCTCGTGGGGCTGAACCCGGCGCACCTCGACCGGTTCCCCGGAGCGTTCTCCGGCGGACAGCGACAGCGCATCGGCATCGCCCGTGCACTCTCGACGAATCCGAAGATCGTCGTCCTCGACGAGCCGGTATCCGCGCTCGACGTCTCCATCCAGGCCGGCGTCATCAACCTCCTCGATGAGCTGAAGGTCAAGCTCGGCCTGTCGTACCTGTTCGTCGCACACGACCTCTCGGTGGTCCGTCACATCGCCGACCGCGTCGCTGTCATGTACCTCGGCGAGTTCGTCGAGCACGGCGATGTCGACGACGTGTTCGACAACCCCCAGCACCCCTACACGCAAGCGCTGCTGTCGGCGATCCCCGTCCCGGACCCCGACATCGAGCGCAGTCGTCAGCGCGTGGTCTTCGATGCGGAGACGATGTCGACCCGACCGCTCGTCTCCTGA
- a CDS encoding ABC transporter family substrate-binding protein yields the protein MKGTTKLMGVIALSGALALAISGCAAGGTSGTDGGNEPQETKSADYNPQPRENLKEGGEVHFGINEITPQMNPFNGNASADTTRLAQWYNPQVFLMSPEGEVSANPAYLDDWDISEKDGKTVITMKVNEKAVWNDGTPIDYTAFAATWKANSGEDEAYEASATDGYKEIESVEPGETDKDVIVTFKGEFAWPSMPFLTGILNPAVDSPEVFNTAYIENAHPEWGAGPYKLTDFDINGQTVTFEPNEKWWGNAPLLDKVTFTGLDASASINAFKNGEIDMVGTNTKDRLAQVADMKDVTTYRSQQTAKTIIILDAEKPQLKDIAVRQAFFMAIDIDQQKQIAWNGLDYEEAPAGSLNMYDFQDGYKDSFSEAGLKFDVDAAKKLLDDAGWTEGSDGIREKDGVKLEIVYPVHSDDPTIEALAKALQQQEKAIGIDLQIEKRAPADFSTDFSTKNWDGFSLRFTDSDPFGPLYFCQLYCSDSSLNLSGTGTAEIDEKIKDQVESQTTAEDWTAATMKLEPEIIKETWGVIPLYNGPSISTVKDGLANLTPEPYVGLDLFGVSPVENVGWEK from the coding sequence ATGAAAGGCACCACGAAGCTGATGGGCGTTATCGCTCTCAGCGGCGCCCTGGCACTCGCGATCAGCGGATGTGCAGCAGGCGGCACGAGCGGAACCGATGGCGGCAACGAGCCCCAGGAGACCAAGTCTGCGGATTACAACCCGCAGCCCCGCGAGAACCTGAAGGAAGGAGGCGAGGTCCACTTCGGCATCAACGAGATCACTCCGCAGATGAACCCGTTCAACGGCAACGCCAGCGCTGACACGACGCGCCTCGCCCAGTGGTACAACCCGCAGGTGTTCCTGATGTCGCCCGAGGGCGAAGTCTCGGCGAACCCGGCATACCTCGATGACTGGGACATCAGCGAGAAGGACGGCAAGACCGTCATCACGATGAAGGTCAACGAGAAGGCTGTCTGGAACGACGGCACGCCGATCGACTACACCGCGTTCGCAGCCACCTGGAAGGCGAACAGCGGCGAAGACGAGGCCTACGAGGCCAGCGCGACCGACGGCTACAAGGAGATCGAATCGGTCGAGCCCGGCGAGACCGACAAGGACGTCATCGTGACGTTCAAGGGCGAGTTCGCCTGGCCGAGCATGCCGTTCCTCACCGGCATCCTGAACCCGGCGGTCGACTCGCCGGAGGTCTTCAACACGGCGTACATCGAGAACGCGCACCCCGAGTGGGGCGCCGGTCCGTACAAGCTGACCGACTTCGACATCAACGGCCAGACCGTCACCTTCGAGCCGAACGAGAAGTGGTGGGGCAACGCACCGCTGCTCGACAAGGTGACCTTCACGGGCCTCGACGCCTCCGCCTCGATCAACGCCTTCAAGAACGGCGAGATCGACATGGTCGGCACCAACACGAAGGATCGCCTGGCACAGGTCGCCGACATGAAGGACGTCACGACCTACCGTTCGCAGCAGACCGCCAAGACGATCATCATCCTGGACGCCGAGAAGCCGCAGCTGAAGGACATCGCCGTACGCCAGGCGTTCTTCATGGCGATCGACATCGACCAGCAGAAGCAGATCGCGTGGAACGGCCTCGACTACGAGGAAGCTCCCGCCGGCTCGCTGAACATGTACGACTTCCAGGACGGATACAAGGACTCGTTCTCCGAGGCCGGCCTGAAGTTCGACGTCGACGCCGCCAAGAAGCTGCTGGACGACGCCGGCTGGACCGAGGGCTCAGACGGCATCCGCGAGAAGGATGGCGTCAAGCTCGAGATCGTCTACCCGGTTCACAGCGATGACCCGACGATCGAGGCCCTCGCCAAGGCGCTGCAGCAGCAGGAGAAGGCCATCGGCATCGACCTGCAGATCGAGAAGCGCGCACCCGCGGACTTCTCGACCGACTTCAGCACGAAGAACTGGGACGGATTCTCGCTGCGGTTCACCGACTCCGACCCGTTCGGACCGCTGTACTTCTGCCAGCTCTACTGCTCCGACAGCAGCCTGAACCTCTCGGGAACCGGCACCGCCGAGATCGACGAGAAGATCAAGGACCAGGTCGAGTCGCAGACGACGGCCGAGGACTGGACCGCCGCGACGATGAAGCTCGAGCCGGAGATCATCAAGGAGACCTGGGGCGTCATCCCGCTCTACAACGGTCCCTCGATCTCCACGGTCAAGGACGGCCTCGCCAACCTGACCCCCGAGCCCTACGTCGGACTGGACCTCTTCGGAGTGTCTCCGGTCGAGAACGTCGGCTGGGAGAAGTAA